A portion of the Pseudarthrobacter sp. L1SW genome contains these proteins:
- a CDS encoding ROK family protein: MGLGGHVHRRIRYEAATQPSVTETVNISRAIVEGMQADLDAMDRITGVGLAVPGLVRSSDGQILLAPHLQWADEPLAAFLEQALARPVRAGNDATLGSLAESIYGAAVGISDVVYLNGSASGIGGGVMSGARTLRGSAGFAGELGHTLVRTNGEKCHCGRSGCLDAEVRLERLLAPLGLARADQDELERAIAEPPSRELQKEVERQIDLLAVALTNFVNIFNPEMIVLGGFLGAIFSLDPERLTSAVARETIGGLGADVKIKRAVLGSELLLVGAAELAFAQLLADPAGTA; this comes from the coding sequence GTGGGCCTCGGCGGTCACGTTCATCGCAGGATTCGGTATGAGGCAGCCACACAGCCTTCCGTAACGGAAACAGTGAACATTAGCCGGGCGATTGTAGAAGGAATGCAGGCCGACCTGGACGCCATGGATCGGATTACAGGCGTTGGGCTTGCTGTTCCCGGACTCGTCAGATCGTCCGACGGCCAGATACTACTGGCACCGCACCTCCAGTGGGCCGATGAGCCCTTGGCGGCCTTTCTTGAGCAAGCCCTGGCCCGTCCGGTGCGTGCCGGGAACGATGCCACTCTGGGTTCGCTCGCCGAAAGTATTTACGGGGCGGCCGTAGGGATCTCGGACGTTGTGTATCTGAACGGAAGCGCCAGCGGCATCGGCGGTGGCGTCATGTCCGGAGCCAGGACTTTGCGGGGTTCTGCAGGTTTTGCCGGCGAGCTTGGACACACTCTGGTGCGAACCAACGGGGAAAAGTGCCATTGCGGAAGGTCCGGGTGTTTGGATGCCGAAGTCCGCCTCGAACGGCTGCTCGCCCCGCTCGGCCTTGCCCGGGCGGATCAGGACGAGCTGGAGCGGGCCATTGCCGAGCCTCCGTCCCGGGAGCTGCAAAAGGAAGTTGAACGGCAGATCGACCTCCTTGCGGTGGCACTGACGAATTTTGTCAACATTTTCAACCCCGAAATGATCGTGCTCGGCGGGTTTCTGGGCGCGATCTTCTCCCTGGACCCGGAGCGCCTTACCTCGGCCGTGGCCCGGGAGACGATCGGGGGACTCGGAGCGGACGTCAAGATTAAAAGGGCGGTTCTCGGGTCCGAATTGCTATTGGTTGGCGCCGCCGAGCTGGCATTTGCCCAGCTTCTCGCTGACCCTGCCGGGACGGCCTAG